One genomic region from Mycoplasmoides pirum ATCC 25960 encodes:
- the glf gene encoding UDP-galactopyranose mutase, with translation MKKVIIVGAGISGCSIANLLANKGYLVDIYEKKDYVGGHCYDLLSKDKILYHQYGPHIFHTEHDEVINFIRQFAKFNNYINKVQVKLPNKKTTRLPFNFKEIKKIDPKNAKSIINLLKKLFPNQQKVSILELKKYREYEPLNKIVDWVLDNIYAPYTSKMWGIKISEIDENVIARVGITLSDNESYFPTAKIQGLPIGGYTNMIKKMIEHPNINLNLNVDALKFLKFKNNKTYWKNKEIKDQIIYCGPIEALLNYKFGVLPYRSLEFIFKTFNVSKKQEFPIINLPKDKKRTRTVEYNQMTLQKTKKTIISTEYPGEYKRNAKKWNTPYYPINNSINNALYKKYYNEFKSIKNFHLLGRLAEYKYLDMDTSILSAIKLAKKFN, from the coding sequence ATGAAAAAAGTAATTATTGTTGGAGCTGGTATTTCAGGTTGCTCGATAGCAAATCTTTTAGCAAATAAAGGCTATTTAGTAGATATTTATGAAAAAAAAGATTATGTAGGCGGTCATTGTTATGATCTTTTATCAAAAGATAAAATTTTATATCATCAATATGGACCACATATTTTTCATACAGAACATGATGAAGTTATTAATTTCATTAGACAATTTGCCAAATTTAATAATTATATAAACAAAGTTCAAGTTAAATTGCCTAATAAAAAAACTACCAGATTACCTTTTAATTTTAAAGAAATTAAAAAAATAGATCCTAAAAATGCTAAGTCGATAATTAATCTTTTAAAAAAATTATTTCCAAATCAACAAAAAGTTTCAATTTTGGAATTAAAAAAATATAGAGAATATGAACCTTTAAATAAAATAGTTGATTGAGTTTTAGACAATATTTATGCACCATACACATCAAAAATGTGAGGAATTAAAATTAGTGAAATAGATGAAAATGTTATCGCTAGAGTAGGTATTACTTTAAGTGATAATGAAAGTTATTTTCCAACAGCCAAAATTCAAGGTTTGCCTATTGGTGGTTACACTAATATGATTAAAAAAATGATTGAACATCCCAATATTAATTTGAATCTAAATGTTGATGCATTAAAATTTTTAAAATTTAAAAATAATAAAACTTACTGAAAAAATAAAGAAATCAAAGATCAAATTATTTATTGCGGCCCTATTGAAGCTTTATTAAATTACAAATTTGGAGTTTTGCCTTACCGGAGTTTAGAATTTATTTTTAAAACTTTTAATGTTTCAAAAAAACAAGAATTCCCAATTATTAATTTGCCTAAAGATAAAAAAAGAACAAGAACTGTTGAATATAATCAAATGACTTTGCAAAAAACAAAAAAAACAATTATTTCAACAGAGTATCCGGGTGAATATAAAAGAAATGCAAAAAAATGAAATACACCTTATTATCCAATAAATAACTCTATAAATAATGCTTTATATAAAAAGTATTATAATGAATTCAAATCAATTAAAAATTTTCATTTATTAGGTAGATTAGCAGAATATAAATATCTTGATATGGATACATCCATTTTAAGTGCAATAAAATTAGCTAAAAAATTTAATTAA
- the rpsF gene encoding 30S ribosomal protein S6, which produces MSKYEIVVLLSSKLTVDEADKVLTDLNKNIKVENLESKFLGTWELAYPINNETLAHYYQINFDGEGNSFVDWKRLVLINKSVLRHLIINLSKDYGARASENEKKLRISVSRKIKYDEIMNNPDYVAPKQGPQIIVKKKRKDEWTLVTRIGANGPEDITVKNPKFKKSKFAELPEYKIPSKRVPNSTSENEIISESKNTKIDLEIKTPKVEENVVEKSTLKIDEFVTQKNIKNEVDDKKHHSKISHQSVSNNNAKKEHHIKKDKKSTNSFESKNDVKKKDHVISKPSKEIKTNKLTKTVVKKDTKQIKEDKKEVSKISTPKKVILKPVSSKVSKTKVTDNAKKTTTKKPVTANSKKEVSKKPIASNKKKETSIEKTITKKLVKNKPTTAKKKK; this is translated from the coding sequence ATGTCTAAATATGAAATTGTAGTGCTTCTTAGCTCTAAATTAACAGTTGATGAAGCTGATAAAGTTTTAACTGACTTAAATAAAAATATTAAAGTTGAAAATCTTGAATCTAAGTTTTTAGGTACTTGAGAATTAGCTTACCCTATTAATAATGAAACGTTAGCGCATTATTATCAAATTAATTTTGATGGCGAGGGTAATAGTTTTGTTGATTGAAAAAGATTGGTTTTAATTAATAAATCCGTTTTGCGTCATTTAATCATTAATTTATCAAAAGATTATGGTGCACGTGCTTCTGAAAATGAGAAAAAATTACGAATTTCTGTTTCTAGAAAAATTAAGTATGATGAAATTATGAACAATCCTGATTATGTTGCACCTAAACAAGGTCCACAAATTATTGTTAAGAAAAAACGTAAAGATGAATGAACATTAGTTACTAGAATAGGTGCTAATGGACCTGAAGATATTACTGTTAAAAATCCTAAATTTAAAAAATCTAAATTTGCTGAATTACCCGAATATAAAATTCCATCCAAGCGTGTTCCAAATTCTACTAGTGAAAATGAAATTATTTCTGAATCAAAAAACACTAAAATTGATTTAGAAATTAAAACACCAAAAGTAGAAGAAAATGTTGTTGAAAAATCAACATTAAAAATTGATGAATTTGTTACTCAAAAAAATATTAAAAATGAAGTTGATGATAAAAAACATCATAGTAAAATTTCTCATCAATCTGTTTCAAATAATAATGCAAAAAAAGAACATCATATTAAAAAAGATAAAAAATCAACTAATTCATTTGAATCAAAAAATGATGTTAAAAAGAAGGATCATGTAATTTCAAAACCTTCAAAAGAAATTAAAACAAATAAATTGACAAAAACAGTTGTTAAAAAAGATACTAAACAAATTAAAGAAGACAAAAAAGAAGTTTCAAAAATTTCAACACCTAAAAAAGTTATTTTGAAACCTGTATCTTCTAAAGTGTCAAAAACTAAAGTTACAGATAATGCAAAAAAAACAACTACTAAAAAACCAGTAACTGCAAATTCTAAAAAAGAAGTTTCTAAAAAACCAATTGCATCTAACAAGAAAAAAGAAACATCAATTGAAAAAACAATTACAAAAAAACTTGTAAAAAATAAACCAACTACTGCTAAGAAAAAGAAATAG
- a CDS encoding single-stranded DNA-binding protein, giving the protein MNRVTLAGYLAQDPTPLNSSSKNDFVGVRFTVAVKDLRDRNIGETHFLNCVAWSNTASYIQKNLKRGDFIVGDGRIRMNKFVNSEGKNISRTEIVIDTVAAPGSRRNSNNVTQQITTTELENIDNAFPDTIDIDLNLDEAFSVKEVDKEDTNNPKENKENTLPWSDDLED; this is encoded by the coding sequence ATGAACCGAGTTACTTTGGCAGGTTATTTAGCACAAGATCCCACACCATTAAATTCTTCTTCAAAAAATGATTTTGTTGGTGTGAGATTCACAGTTGCAGTTAAAGACTTACGTGATAGAAATATTGGTGAAACGCATTTTCTTAATTGCGTAGCTTGATCGAACACAGCTAGTTACATTCAAAAAAATTTAAAACGTGGTGATTTTATAGTTGGTGATGGTCGAATTAGAATGAATAAATTTGTTAATTCAGAAGGAAAAAATATTTCTAGAACAGAAATTGTTATTGACACAGTTGCAGCACCAGGTTCGAGAAGAAATAGTAATAATGTTACTCAACAAATAACAACAACAGAATTAGAAAATATTGATAATGCATTTCCTGATACCATTGATATAGATTTGAATTTAGATGAAGCATTTAGTGTAAAAGAAGTTGATAAAGAAGATACAAACAATCCAAAAGAAAATAAAGAAAATACTCTTCCTTGATCTGATGATCTAGAAGATTAG
- the rpsR gene encoding 30S ribosomal protein S18: MSISTNRKKTFKPRGRKICHFCASGVLKIDYKDKALLEKYINLYAKILSRRQTGNCAMHQRHLSNAIKRARVIALLPFVRD; the protein is encoded by the coding sequence ATAAGCATTTCTACTAATCGTAAAAAAACTTTTAAACCACGCGGAAGAAAAATATGTCATTTTTGTGCTAGCGGTGTTTTAAAAATTGATTACAAAGATAAAGCATTATTAGAAAAGTATATTAATTTGTATGCAAAAATTCTTTCACGTCGTCAAACAGGTAATTGTGCAATGCATCAACGACATTTATCTAATGCTATTAAAAGAGCAAGAGTTATTGCATTATTACCATTTGTTCGAGATTAA
- the rplI gene encoding 50S ribosomal protein L9: MKVILIKNVPNLGKTNAVVDVKEGYAKNYLIKNKLAIVYNDTNKKELDKKLIDINAQHDLLLAQAVVLKNQLEKLELNFILQMNANNKAFGSINNKQILDELKLKNIEIDKVMLPDNLKLSLGFHKIKIKIFENVEAMLQINVKGD, from the coding sequence ATGAAAGTAATTTTAATTAAAAATGTACCTAATTTAGGAAAAACTAATGCTGTAGTTGATGTTAAAGAAGGATATGCTAAAAATTACTTGATAAAAAATAAATTAGCCATTGTTTATAATGATACTAACAAGAAAGAATTAGATAAAAAATTAATTGATATCAATGCTCAACATGATTTACTATTAGCGCAAGCTGTTGTGTTAAAAAATCAACTAGAAAAATTAGAATTAAATTTTATTTTGCAAATGAACGCAAATAATAAAGCATTTGGTTCTATTAACAACAAACAAATTTTGGACGAATTAAAGTTAAAAAATATAGAAATCGATAAAGTTATGTTACCTGATAATTTGAAATTAAGTTTAGGTTTTCATAAAATTAAAATTAAAATTTTTGAAAATGTTGAGGCAATGCTTCAAATTAATGTTAAGGGTGACTAA
- the dnaB gene encoding replicative DNA helicase has translation MDNEQIQNETMPYVEITPELGIESEENVLSLLINNSVSPDNVFAKLIVSDFSNPNYRLLFNTMLSMYESNKQIDLTIVKDNLQVQNHLSDDMRHLLNILATKNSNPIIIDNYIQLIRMASMLRELKKLSQDILDSHINFLEFDDQLAIFEHRFSNIIKSTNKNLVLPINNYVDKYKNKFEKSYFNTITTGTKTNFERIDELTNGFQPGDLIILAARPGRGKTAFSVNLIVNVAKNLEPDETVVMFSLEMGGEQIVHRIVSAESMINFNLAKVKNLDSQSSSQIVATLNKINDLPILIDDSSDISLTEIRSRLQQIANTKKIKLVVIDYLQLVKVTRTHSMMTRQQEVAMISHSLKSLARELEIPIIAIAQLSRKIEERRGASSQPILSDLRESGSIEQDADLVCFLHTVESDDEMNSLNQDNVDIEFIIAKHRNGATGKAELTFQKSISKFISKSNTYTKE, from the coding sequence ATGGATAATGAACAAATACAAAATGAGACAATGCCTTATGTTGAAATCACACCTGAATTGGGCATAGAATCAGAAGAAAATGTTTTAAGTTTGTTAATTAATAATTCTGTTAGTCCAGACAATGTATTTGCAAAACTTATTGTTAGTGACTTTAGTAATCCTAATTATCGATTATTGTTCAACACTATGTTATCAATGTATGAATCAAATAAACAAATTGATTTAACAATTGTTAAAGATAATTTACAAGTTCAAAATCATTTATCTGATGATATGCGTCATCTATTAAATATATTGGCAACTAAAAATTCTAATCCAATTATAATTGATAACTACATTCAATTAATAAGAATGGCTTCAATGTTAAGAGAGTTAAAAAAATTAAGTCAAGATATTTTAGATTCTCATATTAATTTTTTAGAATTTGATGATCAATTAGCTATTTTCGAACATCGTTTTTCAAATATTATTAAGAGCACAAATAAAAATTTAGTTTTACCTATTAATAATTATGTTGATAAATATAAAAATAAATTTGAAAAATCATATTTCAATACTATTACAACAGGAACAAAAACTAATTTTGAAAGAATTGACGAATTAACAAATGGTTTTCAACCAGGTGATTTAATTATTCTTGCTGCTAGACCTGGTCGTGGTAAAACTGCTTTTTCTGTTAACTTAATTGTTAATGTTGCAAAAAATCTAGAACCTGATGAAACAGTAGTTATGTTTTCTTTAGAAATGGGTGGCGAACAAATTGTTCATCGTATTGTTTCTGCTGAATCAATGATTAACTTTAATTTAGCTAAAGTTAAGAATCTTGATAGTCAATCAAGTAGTCAAATTGTTGCAACTTTAAATAAAATAAATGATTTACCGATTTTAATTGATGATTCTAGTGATATTTCGTTAACAGAAATTAGAAGTCGTTTGCAACAAATAGCTAATACAAAAAAAATTAAATTAGTTGTTATTGATTATTTACAATTAGTAAAAGTAACAAGAACACATTCAATGATGACTAGACAACAAGAGGTTGCAATGATATCTCATAGTTTGAAATCATTAGCTAGAGAATTAGAAATTCCAATTATTGCAATTGCTCAATTGTCAAGAAAAATTGAAGAACGTCGCGGAGCATCAAGCCAACCCATATTATCTGATCTTAGAGAATCAGGTTCTATTGAACAAGATGCTGATTTAGTTTGTTTCTTGCACACAGTTGAAAGTGATGACGAAATGAATAGTTTAAATCAAGATAATGTTGATATTGAATTCATTATTGCTAAACATCGTAATGGTGCTACAGGAAAAGCAGAATTAACTTTCCAAAAGTCTATTAGTAAATTTATATCAAAAAGCAATACATACACAAAGGAATAA